GGACGGCTCCGCCGACCTCCTGATCGGCGATGTCTTCGGCGGCTCGCGGGTACCGGCGCAGCTCACCTCCGTCGAGTACGCCCGGGCCGCCGGACGGGTCCTGCGCAGTGACGGCGTCTACGCGGCGAACCTGGCCGACGGTGCTCCCTTCACCTTTCTCCGGTCGCAACTGGCCAACTTCGCCGCGGTGTTCGAAGAACTCGCCCTGATCGCCGAACCGTCCGTCCTGCGCGGCCGGCGCTTCGGCAACGCCGTGCTGCTCGCCTCGCACGCCCCCCTCGACGTCGTGCCGCTCATCAGGCTCTGCGCCGCCGACGTGTTCCCCGCGCGGGTCGAGCACGGTGCGGCGCTCACCCGCTTCGTCGGCGGTGCGAAGCCCGTACCGGACAGTGAGGCCGTGGCCTCACCCGAGCCCCCCGACGGGGCTTTCGGCGTCGGCTGACACGCCGGCCGGCTCCGGCACGCTGATCTTCGCCACGGTGCCGCGGCGCGTCAGATTCCGTACGTCGGGAACGAGCAGGACGCCCGCGGTCACCACCACGATGAGGGCGGCACAGCCCCACAGCGCCTCGCTGCGGCCGACGAGCGTCTCCACCGGGCCGGCCGCAGCCGTGGCGAGGGGCACCATCGCGACCGAGCCGAACCAGTCGTACGCCGCGACCCGCGACAGCTTCTCCTCCGGGATCTCCTGGTGGAGGGCCGTCATCCAGGAGACCCCGAACACCTCGATGGCGACCCCGGTCACGAACATCACGGCGCAGAGGCCGGCGACCGGCAGCGGGATCGCGAGCCCCGCGGACGGCAGGGCCAGAGGGAAGACGCAGAGCGTTCCGGCGAGCAGCAGCCGCCGCGGCTTCCACCGCATCATCAGCAGC
The DNA window shown above is from Streptomyces sp. Alt3 and carries:
- a CDS encoding spermidine synthase produces the protein MNEPIPVIRDTDCGTARLLPDVDRDRAWLLTVDGAPQSYVDLDEPEHLEFEYVRRLGHVVDLAGAPGAPLDAVHLGGGALTLPRYVAATRPGSRQDVVEADHGLAELVGEHLPLPGGADVTVHGADARAWIEKAPDGSADLLIGDVFGGSRVPAQLTSVEYARAAGRVLRSDGVYAANLADGAPFTFLRSQLANFAAVFEELALIAEPSVLRGRRFGNAVLLASHAPLDVVPLIRLCAADVFPARVEHGAALTRFVGGAKPVPDSEAVASPEPPDGAFGVG